Proteins encoded together in one Oreochromis aureus strain Israel breed Guangdong linkage group 23, ZZ_aureus, whole genome shotgun sequence window:
- the LOC120436074 gene encoding serine/threonine-protein kinase 32C-like isoform X4, with protein sequence MCDPPPPPRAVVGECTNVPGGCRFNECLLENEKYKKESSRRICTFSQRGSLLNFDHFQILRAIGKGSFGKVHFQKGLGRVAANNSSRLSW encoded by the exons ATGTGTGACCCCCCACCGCCTCCCCGAGCAGTCGTGGGTGAGTGCACTAACGTGCCCGGAGGTTGccgttttaatgagtgtttgctGGAAAACGAAAAATACAAGAAGGAGTCTTCAAGAAGGATTTGTACGTTTTCACAACGGGGGAGTTTGC TAAACTTTGACCACTTCCAGATACTGCGGGCCATCGGGAAAGGGAGCTTTGGAAAG GTTCATTTTCAAAAAGGCCTGGGTCGTGTAGCAGCCAACAACTCCTCCAGGCTGTCCTGGTGA